A portion of the Bulleidia sp. zg-1006 genome contains these proteins:
- a CDS encoding DUF885 family protein — protein sequence MRITRNKLIISLSCAWMAISLLTPVKAEQSFRDWEMKQFKDSMEEDYMNLHFSVKNPAKYGIQVKDISLGKAPSRKEYEKGLEENKKSLEELKQFDRSKLSEQEKVDYDVLKDYLEESGSQNFYDFQFHFLPQSGLVTNLTTNFTEFKIKNEEDIKNYLKVLESVPSYVDGALTMTKDQAGRGFFMSDKALDETISQINKFVRKKKDSALILTFHEKVRAIKGLSSAKKAEYEKKNRELVLQSYIPCYEKIRKELGALRGSRKGKTLYDMKGGLTYYSHLLRQKSNSKGSPKEIFGVVDKALDKEVQSLVSVAMSSKESEVEEKLPPKDPTAILEGHKKNLEKLFPTPAKVQYKASYLDPSVANDGVVAYYLNPMIDDIQNNVIRINKKAVSNTNEMYSTLAHEGYPGHLYQMTWYLNTNPHPIRSVVSHIGYSEGWAMYVEDAMWQFSGMNKKAVEYNRSLTNINYMLSAAIDIGVNGLGWKQEDVVSYVNSKGLSGDVAKNLYDVVVRDPAAYVPYGVGLAQFLTMKYKVVEKLGVGSLKELHEVFLKNGDRPFWMVEKDVEDFLIKKGVQKEISFKNFIRDLIQGFQELILNG from the coding sequence ATGAGGATTACGCGAAATAAATTAATAATCTCTTTATCTTGTGCATGGATGGCAATATCACTTTTGACACCGGTCAAGGCTGAGCAAAGCTTTCGTGATTGGGAAATGAAACAATTCAAGGATAGTATGGAAGAAGATTATATGAATCTTCATTTCTCTGTCAAAAATCCGGCGAAATATGGTATCCAAGTCAAAGATATTTCTCTTGGTAAAGCACCCAGTCGAAAAGAATATGAAAAAGGCTTAGAAGAAAATAAGAAGTCCTTAGAAGAATTAAAACAGTTTGATCGTTCTAAACTAAGTGAACAAGAAAAAGTGGATTATGATGTATTGAAAGACTATTTAGAGGAAAGTGGAAGCCAAAATTTCTATGATTTTCAATTTCATTTTTTGCCACAATCCGGCTTGGTGACGAATTTAACAACAAATTTTACTGAATTTAAAATTAAAAATGAAGAAGATATTAAAAACTATCTTAAGGTTTTAGAAAGTGTTCCATCTTATGTGGATGGGGCTTTGACGATGACCAAGGACCAAGCCGGTCGTGGTTTCTTTATGAGCGATAAAGCCTTGGATGAAACAATCTCACAAATCAATAAGTTTGTTAGGAAAAAGAAAGATAGTGCTTTAATTCTTACTTTCCATGAAAAAGTGAGAGCTATTAAGGGTTTATCTAGTGCAAAAAAAGCCGAATATGAAAAGAAGAATCGTGAACTTGTTTTGCAAAGTTACATCCCTTGTTATGAAAAGATTCGTAAAGAATTAGGGGCACTTCGTGGTAGTCGTAAAGGGAAAACGCTTTATGATATGAAAGGTGGATTGACGTATTACAGTCATTTATTACGTCAGAAATCGAACAGCAAGGGAAGTCCTAAAGAAATCTTTGGTGTTGTTGATAAGGCTTTGGATAAAGAAGTTCAATCGTTAGTATCGGTAGCGATGTCTTCAAAGGAAAGTGAAGTAGAAGAAAAACTGCCTCCAAAAGACCCAACCGCTATTTTAGAAGGACATAAGAAGAACTTAGAAAAGCTATTTCCTACTCCTGCTAAGGTACAGTACAAGGCTAGTTATTTGGATCCATCGGTAGCGAATGATGGAGTTGTGGCTTATTATTTAAATCCAATGATCGATGATATTCAAAATAATGTAATTCGTATCAACAAAAAAGCCGTCAGCAATACTAATGAAATGTATTCAACCTTAGCCCACGAGGGCTATCCCGGTCATTTATATCAAATGACTTGGTATTTAAATACCAATCCGCATCCAATTCGTTCAGTGGTTAGTCATATTGGTTATAGTGAAGGCTGGGCTATGTATGTGGAAGATGCCATGTGGCAATTTTCCGGTATGAATAAAAAAGCAGTGGAATATAATCGTTCTTTAACGAATATCAACTATATGCTTTCAGCAGCGATTGATATTGGTGTTAATGGTCTTGGTTGGAAGCAAGAAGATGTTGTCAGCTATGTAAACAGCAAAGGATTAAGCGGAGATGTAGCGAAGAATCTATATGATGTTGTGGTGCGTGATCCGGCGGCTTATGTACCTTATGGAGTTGGTTTAGCTCAATTTTTAACAATGAAGTACAAAGTGGTTGAAAAACTTGGTGTGGGTTCTTTAAAAGAATTGCACGAAGTATTCTTAAAAAATGGTGATCGTCCTTTTTGGATGGTGGAAAAAGATGTAGAAGATTTCTTGATCAAAAAAGGTGTTCAAAAAGAAATTTCTTTCAAGAATTTTATTCGAGATTTGATTCAAGGTTTTCAGGAGCTTATTTTAAATGGCTAA
- a CDS encoding uracil-DNA glycosylase, translated as MAKTKAWNGYVAQELSHPNYQHLHEFVAEEYSHHAIFPPLDEIFHAFDLCPFDRIKVVILGQDPYPTRGMAHGLAFSVKEGRSLPASLKNIFQEIQSEYGYQRQKGNLQDWSKQGVFLLNAILTVREGQPLSHQGQGWEEFTDTVLQKISAEKEHVVFVLWGRQAQAKERWIDHQKHLVLKSAHPSPLSAHRGFFGSNVFRKVNEQLEQWGYDSIQW; from the coding sequence ATGGCTAAAACAAAAGCTTGGAATGGTTATGTAGCACAAGAGCTTAGTCATCCAAACTATCAGCATCTCCATGAATTTGTTGCGGAAGAATATAGTCATCACGCTATTTTCCCACCATTAGATGAAATCTTTCATGCTTTTGATTTATGTCCTTTTGACCGGATTAAAGTTGTCATTTTAGGTCAAGATCCTTATCCAACAAGAGGGATGGCACATGGATTAGCTTTTTCAGTGAAAGAAGGTAGAAGTCTACCAGCCAGTTTAAAAAACATATTTCAAGAAATTCAAAGTGAATATGGTTATCAACGTCAAAAAGGGAATTTGCAAGATTGGTCGAAACAGGGTGTCTTTCTTTTAAACGCCATTTTAACTGTCCGAGAAGGGCAACCATTAAGCCATCAAGGACAAGGATGGGAAGAATTTACGGATACAGTGTTACAGAAGATTAGTGCTGAAAAGGAACATGTGGTGTTTGTACTTTGGGGTAGACAAGCACAAGCGAAAGAAAGGTGGATTGACCATCAGAAACATCTGGTATTAAAGTCAGCTCATCCATCTCCTTTATCGGCGCATCGAGGTTTCTTTGGTTCAAATGTTTTTCGTAAGGTGAATGAACAATTAGAACAATGGGGTTATGATTCAATTCAATGGTAA
- the pgk gene encoding phosphoglycerate kinase translates to MAKVTVKDLEVKGKHVIVRVDFNVPHKDGVITDDNRVRAALPTINYLTEQGAKVLLLSHLGKVKTEEDKAKNDMSIVADCLAKLQSAPVKFVNATRGAEVEEAVKKQENGSIVLMQNTRYEKGESKNDEELGAYWASLGDLFVEDAFGSVHRAHASTVGIASHLPSALGFLVEKEVNVLGKAVNDPQRPFVAILGGAKVSDKIGVIENLLKIADKVLIGGGMSYTFAKANGGEIGTSLLEEDKMDLAKEFMAKSHGKLFLPVDTVIANDFSNPTEIKTVEAGYIPSDFMGLDIGPKTVELFKKELEGAKTVFWNGPMGVFEDERFAKGTIAICEELAGLENATTIIGGGDSASAAKNLGYAEKFSHISTGGGASLEYMEGKELPGIAIIPEK, encoded by the coding sequence ATGGCAAAGGTTACGGTTAAAGACTTAGAGGTAAAAGGAAAACACGTCATTGTTCGTGTTGACTTCAATGTACCTCATAAAGATGGTGTTATTACGGACGATAATCGTGTTCGTGCAGCATTACCTACCATCAATTATTTAACAGAACAAGGTGCAAAAGTATTATTGCTTAGCCATCTTGGAAAGGTGAAGACAGAGGAAGACAAAGCGAAGAATGATATGTCTATCGTGGCAGATTGTCTTGCAAAGCTTCAAAGTGCTCCAGTCAAATTTGTGAATGCGACTCGTGGTGCTGAAGTGGAAGAAGCAGTGAAGAAACAAGAAAATGGTTCCATTGTCTTGATGCAAAATACACGTTATGAAAAGGGTGAATCCAAAAACGATGAAGAGCTTGGGGCTTATTGGGCTTCTTTAGGGGATTTGTTTGTGGAAGATGCGTTCGGCTCTGTTCATAGAGCACACGCTTCAACCGTGGGTATTGCTAGTCATTTACCTAGTGCTTTAGGCTTCTTGGTTGAAAAAGAAGTAAACGTATTAGGCAAGGCAGTCAATGATCCTCAACGTCCATTCGTCGCTATCTTGGGCGGTGCCAAGGTATCGGATAAGATTGGTGTTATTGAAAACTTATTGAAGATTGCCGATAAGGTTCTTATTGGTGGCGGCATGTCCTATACATTTGCGAAAGCCAATGGCGGTGAAATTGGAACTTCTTTATTAGAAGAAGATAAGATGGATTTGGCAAAGGAATTCATGGCAAAGAGTCATGGTAAATTATTCTTACCGGTGGATACCGTTATTGCAAACGATTTCTCAAATCCAACGGAAATCAAAACGGTTGAAGCAGGTTATATCCCTAGTGATTTCATGGGCTTAGATATTGGTCCTAAGACGGTTGAATTATTCAAGAAAGAATTAGAAGGTGCTAAGACAGTATTCTGGAATGGTCCTATGGGGGTATTCGAAGATGAACGTTTCGCTAAGGGAACCATCGCTATCTGTGAAGAATTAGCCGGTTTGGAAAACGCTACAACGATTATTGGTGGTGGGGATTCCGCTTCGGCCGCTAAGAACTTAGGATATGCAGAGAAGTTCAGCCATATTTCAACCGGTGGTGGAGCATCACTTGAATATATGGAAGGAAAGGAGTTACCGGGAATTGCGATTATTCCTGAAAAATAA
- the tpiA gene encoding triose-phosphate isomerase has protein sequence MTRKPIIVGNWKMNKTPVETEAFVRAIEATLTGDEKADYGIGAPFVDLDVAVRNAKHLIIAAENCHEKDNGAYTGEVSVPMLKAVGVTYCIIGHSERRTYFNETNEACAAKAKRLFQDGITPILCIGETEAEYDAGKTEEVIKTQLTGSLANLSAEEVSKMVIAYEPIWAIGTGKSADSNTAESCCKLVRETVCALYDEVTAQAVRIQYGGSVKPGNIKEYMACENIDGALIGGASLKEDSFKELIDATK, from the coding sequence ATGACTAGAAAACCGATTATTGTTGGTAACTGGAAAATGAATAAGACACCGGTTGAAACAGAAGCTTTTGTGCGAGCCATTGAAGCTACTTTAACAGGTGATGAAAAGGCCGATTATGGTATTGGCGCACCATTTGTGGATTTGGATGTGGCTGTTCGCAATGCGAAGCATTTAATCATTGCGGCTGAAAATTGTCATGAAAAGGACAATGGTGCTTATACTGGTGAAGTATCTGTTCCGATGTTAAAAGCAGTGGGTGTTACTTATTGCATTATTGGTCACTCCGAAAGAAGAACTTACTTCAACGAAACGAATGAAGCTTGTGCCGCTAAGGCTAAGCGTTTATTCCAAGATGGTATTACACCTATCTTATGCATTGGTGAAACAGAAGCGGAATACGATGCTGGTAAGACAGAAGAAGTGATTAAGACACAGTTAACTGGTTCTTTAGCGAATTTAAGCGCTGAAGAAGTTTCAAAAATGGTGATTGCCTATGAACCAATCTGGGCTATCGGTACTGGTAAGTCAGCGGATTCCAATACGGCTGAATCTTGTTGTAAACTAGTTCGTGAAACCGTTTGTGCTTTATATGATGAAGTAACAGCTCAAGCTGTTCGTATTCAATATGGTGGTTCGGTAAAGCCTGGTAATATCAAGGAATACATGGCTTGTGAAAATATTGATGGGGCTTTAATTGGTGGTGCTTCGCTTAAAGAAGACTCCTTTAAAGAACTCATTGATGCAACAAAGTAA
- the eno gene encoding phosphopyruvate hydratase, protein MPNFIDPIAEVFAREVLDSRGNPTVEAEIYTASGAFGRAIVPSGASTGEREALELRDGDKNRYLGKGTLTAVENINEKIAPVVEGLNVFDQVLIDKVMIELDGTEFKSNLGANATLAVSLAAARAAADSCGLPLYEYIGGTNAKVLPVPMMNVLNGGKHADSASDCQEYMIMPVGASSVHEAVRMGAETFHALKKVLKKYGYNTSVGDEGGYAPSTIAGNNGPLETLGNEGPLELMVEAVKEAGYELGKDICFAMDLAASEFYDSEKGKYVLARSGEGEKSSEEMIEMLEKWVEKYPLISIEDGLAENDWDGWVELTKRLGEKVQLVGDDLFVTNTTYIKKGIELGAANSVLIKVNQIGTLTETLDAIEMAKEAKYTAVVSHRSGESEDSTIADLVVATNAGQIKTGSLSRTDRIAKYNQLMRIEEELDGVAQYRGRKAFYNVKAVSSK, encoded by the coding sequence ATGCCTAATTTTATTGATCCAATTGCGGAAGTATTTGCTCGTGAAGTGTTAGATTCACGTGGAAACCCAACAGTAGAAGCTGAAATCTACACAGCATCTGGTGCCTTTGGTCGTGCTATCGTTCCATCCGGTGCATCCACCGGTGAACGCGAAGCCTTAGAATTACGTGATGGTGATAAGAACCGTTACTTAGGTAAGGGGACTTTAACGGCTGTGGAAAATATCAATGAAAAGATTGCTCCGGTTGTTGAGGGTTTGAATGTATTTGATCAAGTCTTAATTGATAAAGTGATGATTGAATTAGATGGTACAGAATTTAAGAGTAATTTAGGAGCTAATGCTACTTTAGCTGTTTCTCTGGCCGCCGCTCGTGCCGCTGCTGATTCTTGCGGTCTTCCATTATATGAATACATTGGTGGCACAAACGCAAAAGTATTGCCTGTTCCTATGATGAATGTCTTAAATGGTGGCAAGCATGCAGACTCGGCTTCAGATTGTCAAGAATATATGATTATGCCTGTAGGTGCTTCCAGTGTTCACGAAGCGGTTCGTATGGGTGCTGAAACTTTCCATGCTTTGAAGAAGGTATTGAAGAAGTATGGTTACAACACATCAGTTGGTGATGAAGGTGGTTACGCTCCATCTACCATTGCCGGTAATAATGGTCCATTAGAAACATTAGGAAATGAAGGTCCATTAGAATTGATGGTTGAAGCTGTTAAAGAAGCTGGATATGAATTAGGCAAGGATATTTGCTTTGCAATGGATTTAGCCGCTTCTGAATTCTATGATTCGGAAAAGGGTAAGTATGTCTTAGCTCGTTCCGGTGAAGGTGAAAAGTCTTCCGAAGAAATGATTGAAATGTTAGAAAAATGGGTTGAAAAGTATCCATTGATTTCTATTGAAGACGGCTTAGCAGAAAATGACTGGGACGGTTGGGTTGAATTAACCAAGCGTTTAGGTGAAAAGGTTCAATTAGTTGGTGATGATTTATTCGTTACAAACACAACTTACATCAAGAAGGGTATTGAACTTGGTGCTGCTAACTCGGTATTGATTAAGGTAAACCAAATTGGTACATTAACAGAGACATTAGATGCGATTGAAATGGCTAAGGAAGCTAAGTATACAGCTGTTGTTTCTCACCGTTCCGGTGAATCTGAAGATAGCACTATCGCCGACTTGGTTGTTGCAACAAATGCCGGTCAAATCAAGACTGGTTCTCTAAGTCGTACAGATCGTATTGCGAAGTACAACCAACTGATGAGAATTGAAGAAGAATTAGATGGAGTGGCTCAATACCGTGGTAGAAAGGCTTTCTACAACGTTAAAGCTGTTTCTTCAAAATAA
- the secG gene encoding preprotein translocase subunit SecG produces MVTNILNPILMIVSALIIVLTLLQGGKSDGISGAFTGNGGLNLFANQKERGSEKVISNMTLILGVIFFILVVAIRVVK; encoded by the coding sequence ATGGTAACAAATATTCTGAATCCAATCTTAATGATTGTGTCTGCTTTGATCATCGTCTTAACGTTGTTACAAGGTGGTAAGTCTGATGGTATTTCTGGAGCGTTTACAGGAAACGGTGGACTGAACTTATTTGCGAATCAAAAGGAAAGAGGATCTGAGAAAGTCATTTCCAATATGACTTTAATTCTGGGTGTTATCTTCTTTATCTTAGTTGTCGCAATTCGCGTCGTTAAATAA
- the rnr gene encoding ribonuclease R → MEELEKRILRYLQTEPRHKHTVSHLLEAFQMVSSSDFIRLNRILEKMEREYLVFRNTHNEFLTQSQAKVMEGRLSVNRMGVGFVDMEDEKSYRIETADLASAMHGDLVLIQALKIPPFAKVIAIKERAKDTIVGTLLVRGKKIYFEADDERLKERKVRLSYSKDFLVIDGLKVVGHITGYGNPLDVIILKAIGHKDDPGTDIASILVDHEIPLEFPDEVVEELKFIPREVQSEQLLGRKDLRNQTFVTIDGDSSKDFDDAVSVERNEDGYRLWVSIADVSSYVKEDTALDREAQQRSFSTYVVDRVVPMLPHELSNGICSLNPHVNRLTLTCEMQISKKGQIVFYDVYPSVINSKERMTYNKVNQILIGDESVMKEYASMGDFFMALLECADAIRHERVNKGAINFEHPETSMDLDEKGKPIRIYAKRRGVSEEVIEDCMIAANVAVAKYLQEHKIPGIYRIHEEPSAKRIKEYRHLAEILGKPFTLKASNIRPKNVQQFLTSIQDEHSAPVLNMMMLRTMQKARYDIQNLGHFGLAEQDYLHFTSPIRRYPDLIVHRMLWKYVFDGNKKWNKDKDNSRNQEFAEHASRQERNCADAEYACLDMKKAEYMQDHLGERFDGIIIGVTRFGVFVQLENTVEGLVQTRSIPGDYYMFHEDRNELIGQRNGVTYRIGQAVKVKVVEADKQKGNVTFEFVLPRQKFQDNRGKKSLDSRRREEDSISYWDNPKDRKQKFEKDKKKPKIYKDHAKRKKESHKLFDKKRHKKKIRYR, encoded by the coding sequence ATGGAAGAATTAGAAAAAAGAATATTGCGTTACTTACAAACAGAACCAAGGCATAAACACACAGTGTCACATCTCTTGGAGGCTTTTCAAATGGTTTCTTCCTCTGATTTTATTCGCTTGAACCGCATTTTAGAAAAAATGGAGAGAGAATACCTTGTTTTCCGCAATACGCATAATGAATTTTTAACCCAAAGTCAAGCCAAAGTGATGGAAGGACGCTTGTCGGTAAATCGAATGGGTGTTGGTTTTGTGGATATGGAAGATGAAAAGTCCTATCGAATTGAAACGGCTGATTTAGCAAGTGCGATGCATGGTGATTTGGTTCTTATTCAAGCCTTAAAAATTCCTCCTTTTGCGAAAGTGATTGCGATTAAAGAAAGAGCGAAGGATACGATTGTTGGTACGCTTTTGGTGAGAGGAAAGAAAATTTATTTTGAAGCTGATGATGAACGTTTGAAAGAAAGGAAAGTTCGTTTATCATATTCTAAAGATTTTTTGGTAATAGATGGTTTAAAGGTGGTTGGTCATATTACCGGTTATGGTAATCCTTTAGATGTTATCATCCTAAAAGCCATTGGACATAAGGATGATCCGGGGACAGATATTGCTTCAATTTTAGTGGACCATGAAATTCCTTTAGAGTTTCCAGATGAAGTCGTAGAAGAATTAAAATTTATTCCCCGGGAAGTACAGAGTGAACAACTACTTGGTAGAAAAGATTTGCGTAATCAAACCTTTGTGACAATTGATGGGGATAGTTCAAAAGACTTTGATGATGCGGTATCAGTTGAAAGAAATGAGGATGGTTATCGTTTGTGGGTATCTATTGCCGATGTTTCTAGTTATGTCAAAGAAGATACGGCTTTGGATAGAGAAGCACAACAACGTTCTTTTTCTACCTATGTGGTGGATCGAGTTGTACCAATGTTACCACATGAATTGTCAAATGGTATTTGTTCTTTAAATCCTCATGTGAATCGCTTGACATTGACTTGTGAAATGCAAATTTCAAAGAAAGGTCAAATTGTGTTCTATGATGTTTATCCATCGGTTATCAACTCAAAAGAAAGAATGACCTACAACAAAGTTAATCAAATTTTGATTGGTGACGAAAGTGTTATGAAAGAATACGCTTCAATGGGTGACTTTTTCATGGCATTATTGGAGTGTGCTGATGCTATTCGTCATGAAAGAGTGAACAAAGGGGCGATTAACTTTGAGCATCCGGAAACGTCTATGGATCTGGACGAGAAGGGAAAACCAATTCGTATTTACGCTAAACGAAGAGGAGTTTCCGAAGAAGTGATTGAAGATTGTATGATTGCGGCTAATGTAGCGGTTGCTAAATACTTACAGGAACATAAAATACCTGGAATTTATCGTATTCATGAAGAACCCAGTGCAAAGCGTATCAAAGAATATCGTCATTTGGCAGAAATTTTAGGAAAACCTTTTACCTTAAAGGCATCGAATATTCGTCCTAAGAATGTGCAACAGTTTTTAACGAGTATTCAAGATGAGCATAGTGCTCCGGTTTTGAATATGATGATGCTAAGAACCATGCAAAAAGCTCGTTATGATATTCAGAATCTTGGTCACTTTGGTTTGGCGGAACAAGATTATTTGCATTTTACTTCACCAATTCGTCGTTATCCAGACTTGATTGTACATAGAATGTTGTGGAAATATGTATTTGATGGGAATAAGAAGTGGAATAAGGACAAGGATAATAGTCGTAATCAGGAATTTGCGGAACATGCTTCTAGGCAAGAAAGAAATTGTGCCGATGCAGAATATGCTTGTTTGGATATGAAGAAAGCAGAATATATGCAAGACCACTTAGGTGAACGTTTTGATGGGATTATTATAGGCGTTACTCGCTTTGGTGTCTTTGTTCAATTGGAAAATACAGTAGAGGGTTTGGTGCAAACTCGTTCTATCCCAGGGGATTATTATATGTTCCACGAGGATCGAAATGAATTGATTGGGCAAAGAAATGGCGTTACCTATCGCATTGGTCAAGCGGTTAAAGTTAAAGTGGTTGAGGCGGATAAACAAAAGGGTAATGTGACTTTTGAATTTGTATTACCAAGGCAGAAGTTTCAAGATAATCGTGGAAAGAAATCCTTGGATTCCAGAAGAAGAGAAGAAGATTCTATTTCATATTGGGATAATCCAAAGGATCGTAAGCAGAAATTTGAAAAGGATAAGAAAAAGCCAAAAATTTATAAAGATCATGCAAAACGAAAAAAAGAAAGCCACAAATTGTTTGATAAAAAGAGACATAAGAAAAAAATTAGGTATCGATAA
- the smpB gene encoding SsrA-binding protein SmpB, translating to MDSIKVMAINRRASHDYFLEDHFECGMLLTGTEIKSIRLAKVQFQDSYITIRNGEAWVKMLHISPYKYGNIFNVDETRDRKLLLHKLEIRRLEQKVRLKGYTLIPVRIYLKNGKAKLEIALAKGKNLHDKRESQKERDAKREMAKALKRY from the coding sequence ATGGATTCTATAAAAGTGATGGCGATAAATCGTCGTGCTTCGCATGATTACTTCTTGGAAGATCATTTTGAATGTGGGATGTTATTAACGGGTACGGAGATTAAATCCATCCGTTTAGCTAAGGTTCAATTTCAGGATTCTTATATCACCATTCGTAATGGCGAAGCTTGGGTTAAGATGTTACATATTTCTCCTTATAAATATGGCAATATTTTCAATGTTGATGAAACAAGAGATAGGAAGTTATTGTTACATAAATTGGAAATTCGTCGTTTGGAACAAAAGGTTCGTTTAAAAGGATATACATTAATTCCAGTTCGTATTTATTTGAAGAATGGCAAGGCAAAATTAGAAATCGCATTGGCTAAGGGTAAGAATCTTCATGATAAGCGAGAAAGTCAAAAGGAAAGGGATGCGAAAAGAGAGATGGCGAAAGCCTTAAAGCGATATTGA
- a CDS encoding GNAT family N-acetyltransferase, whose protein sequence is MEFRLAILADLPQLKKVYKGIIQEMNKQNIEIWDEIYPCEFFAEDIREKQLFVLVDKDEIVSAFALTKKNIGETSVEWEKRSNKVFYLDRLGVNKKYFRKGIGNYMLNKAKDISKSFGAEYLRLFVVDINKPAINLYTQSGFNKAKGIYEEKFDDGFVLHEFGYEIKL, encoded by the coding sequence ATGGAGTTTAGGTTGGCAATTTTAGCTGATTTACCCCAATTAAAAAAAGTATACAAAGGTATTATTCAAGAGATGAATAAACAAAACATAGAAATTTGGGACGAGATTTATCCTTGTGAATTTTTTGCGGAAGATATTAGGGAAAAACAGCTATTTGTTTTAGTTGATAAAGATGAAATAGTTTCAGCTTTTGCTTTAACTAAGAAGAATATCGGAGAAACATCAGTTGAATGGGAGAAAAGAAGTAACAAGGTATTCTATTTAGACAGATTAGGAGTAAATAAAAAATATTTTCGTAAAGGAATAGGCAACTATATGTTAAATAAAGCAAAAGATATTAGTAAAAGTTTTGGAGCGGAATATTTAAGACTATTTGTGGTTGATATAAATAAGCCTGCTATCAATCTTTATACCCAAAGTGGATTTAACAAAGCCAAAGGTATTTATGAAGAAAAATTTGATGATGGTTTTGTTTTACATGAATTTGGATATGAGATAAAACTTTAA
- a CDS encoding DUF1697 domain-containing protein has protein sequence MEVIALLRGVTPTGENRIPEMSFLVEILETVGLKNAKTYIQSGNVILETELSKEKTAKSIHDTIAKEIGADLSVIIKRKNQLQIAIEENPFNENYDFSRIHLVFTNDSMGEDELKKLENKDFGDEKFIIGSECLYMYLPRDASTKRLNTNYLEKQLSITMTMRKLNVVEHLVELCKK, from the coding sequence ATGGAAGTAATTGCACTATTGAGAGGAGTAACGCCGACAGGGGAAAATAGAATACCTGAAATGTCATTTTTGGTAGAAATACTTGAAACAGTAGGACTGAAAAATGCAAAGACTTATATTCAAAGTGGTAATGTTATTTTAGAAACAGAGTTATCAAAAGAGAAAACCGCAAAGTCAATTCATGACACAATAGCTAAAGAAATAGGAGCAGATTTAAGTGTTATCATAAAAAGAAAAAATCAATTACAGATAGCTATTGAAGAAAATCCTTTTAATGAAAATTATGATTTTTCAAGAATACATTTAGTATTCACTAACGATAGTATGGGAGAAGATGAACTAAAAAAACTTGAAAATAAAGATTTTGGAGATGAAAAGTTTATTATTGGTTCTGAATGTTTGTATATGTATCTTCCGAGAGATGCAAGTACAAAAAGATTGAATACAAATTATCTTGAAAAACAGCTTTCAATAACCATGACAATGAGAAAATTAAATGTTGTTGAGCATTTAGTCGAATTATGTAAGAAATAG
- a CDS encoding DUF308 domain-containing protein, whose translation MFPESKNMSILSATLYILIGSVMALFPGMSAQLLSISVGLVFVIIGVILLTTYFVLDIDKILYRNDFVFGILSILAGLVIIIQKDLILTLIPIVLGLVIMSSGLMKLQKAVVAHRIKSNQEMTYFILSVVALILGLVVIFILAGHQSQQVLFIVIGIGLIYAGISDLFALFVLENSYKKAVETLKNPQTPREEVKESEEENV comes from the coding sequence ATGTTTCCTGAATCAAAAAATATGTCGATTCTTTCCGCTACTTTATATATCTTAATTGGTTCTGTTATGGCGCTTTTTCCAGGGATGAGTGCCCAATTATTATCCATAAGCGTAGGACTTGTATTCGTCATCATTGGTGTTATCTTATTAACAACTTACTTTGTTTTAGATATTGATAAAATTTTATACCGAAACGATTTCGTATTTGGTATTTTATCCATCTTAGCCGGATTGGTCATTATCATTCAAAAAGATTTAATTTTAACTCTAATTCCAATTGTATTAGGTCTAGTCATTATGTCTAGTGGTTTAATGAAGCTTCAGAAAGCCGTTGTTGCCCATAGAATTAAATCCAATCAAGAAATGACTTATTTCATTTTATCGGTTGTTGCGTTAATCCTTGGTCTAGTGGTTATCTTTATATTAGCAGGGCATCAGTCGCAACAAGTGCTATTTATTGTGATTGGTATTGGTTTAATATACGCCGGTATATCAGATTTATTTGCTCTATTTGTTTTGGAAAATTCCTATAAAAAAGCCGTTGAAACATTAAAAAATCCACAGACTCCTAGGGAAGAAGTGAAAGAAAGTGAGGAAGAAAATGTATAA